Sequence from the Herbaspirillum sp. meg3 genome:
ACAGAATGGCTTCGATGGCTTCCGGAATGCCGTGGCCGCGGATCTTTTCAGAACCGTAGCGTGCCATCAAGCCGACGATCAGTCCGCCGATGATCGGCACGAGCACCACGGCGATTCCCAGGGTGTGGGTTGCGGGCGATCGATTCGCGAACGAGAGTGTCTGGAAGAAAAACAGGTTGGTAAAAAAACGGATCAGGTTCAGCAGGACAAAGGCAGCAATCGTACTCATGCCGCCGATGGCAATGGCAATGCCGGCCAGAAAAAGAACTCGTCGGTCGAGAGTGAAATCGCGTTGATGGCGGCGCATGGATTCGTTGAACTGAAATGAGTTGAAATGCGATGACAGGTAACGGATGGCACAGCAGCGTATTGGCTGCGAGCGATCACAGGAGCAAGATGCTCCAATAAATATATCATAATGTGATGTATTTATAATTGTCTATCGGCATTCTCACTAAGGTGTTCTCTTATCCTCAGGGAGGGGGAAGTCTTTCGATTTAAAAATAGTGTTAGTTTGAGATGAGTGAAGATGGCTTGTATATTCGCGAAAATGACGGCTGTACGTAACGTTTCGTAACCATTTGATGTTCGGAAATGTCTTGTTCGGGTCTTATAATGGCTAACCGCATTGCCTGATGAGAAGAAAAATCATGAAAGTCGAAGCAGTCCACAGCAAGCAAGTGTTGATCATCCAAGCGGCCGGTAGCCTGGACATCGCCGGTGCGCGGGAACTTGCCATACAGCTGCAAAATCACTGCGATCCGGATCTGCAAAACATGATTCTGGATTTCTCCCGGGTGGACGCGCTCGGCTCCGCGGGATTGCAAGTGCTCTATCTGTTGAGCAAGAAAGCCAGATCGCGCGGTGCGCATCTTGTTGCGGTTGGTTTGCAACCGGAGGTGCGAGAAGTGTTCGATAGCAGCGGCTTTGTCGCTTTTTACAAAATTCTTGATAGCGTGGAAGACGGCCTTGACGCATTGAGCCGTGACGCTACTCTGTCGCCGCTCTGATTACTCAAATAACCGTCCTCTCATTCCGCTATTGCTTCCAGCCGGAATGCGTTCCAGTCATTTCCAACTGCCAAGCGGTTCCAGATAAGGCGACGGTTCCGCATCGCTCCAGCGCAGTGGCAGTGCCGAGCGTACATGTCTGGCCTGGGACACCGAAAACTGCATCAGTCGCTGCGCACCGGTGAACGACTCCACCTCGGGGCCATCCCAGATCACCTTTCCGGTCACTGCGACATACAGCAGATCGCCGTTGCTGAAGTCGACAAACAGCAAGCCCGCGCGTGGATACGTGACCAGATTGCCTATCGTGTTGAAGAAGAAATTGCCGACGAAATCCGGCACGGTCAACGTGTGGTCACCATCCACGCGGACGAAGCCGGGCTTGCCGCCGCGATGCGATACATCCGTACCGTGACGCCCCCCGACATGGCGCGCGTTTTCGTCGGCAGCCGTAGCGATAAAGAACGTATCCGCCCTGGAGATCAAAGCGGCCATGGCGGGTGTCAGTACCGTACCGATTTCTTCCCTCACGGATACTGTTGAGTCAAGGCTGATCAACGCGGGTCTGCGTGCCTGAATGTACTTGGGGCAATTGCCAAAACTCTCGGTGATGTTGATTAAGAATCCGGCATCGCTTACCCGCTCCACGATGCCATTGGCGCGATTGCGCCGGCGTGTGTGCGGTTCAATGCCAAGCAGACCCAGCGCAGCGCCGTCATGTAAATTTTCATTCAAAGGATCGGATGGATGAGCGTGTGCACGGACTTGCAGTTGCCGCTCGGTTGGTGACGATACAAAGCCTACTTCGCCGACCAGCATGGATGCCCATGGCTGGCCGGTATCGTCGCGGCTGCCGACCAGCAGGAACCGCAGTTGCTCAAAGAAATCGCGATGCTGATCCGGCATGTAATCGCGGATCACACGCGGTCCTATGCCCGCCATTTTTTCGCGCACACCAACGTGTTGTTGAGCGATCAACTCACCCCGATGGAAGGTGTCGTCTTGCGAAACTGTTTGTGCTGATTCGGTCATGAGCAACTCCGGTTCTGATCATCTCATCTTGGTCTCATCTGCTGCTGCATGGCAGACAAGCTGGCTTAAGCCACAAGCGGCGACGCCGGCATAGGCACGAAATTACGCAGGCTTTCCACGCGCGCGATCCACGCACGCAACTGCGGATACGGGGTCAGGTTGACGCCGCCTTCAGGGGCGTGCGCGACATAGCTGTAGCAAGCGATATCAGCGATGGTCGGATGGGTGCCAACCAAAAAGTTGCGGCCACCGCTGAGATGCGTCTCCATCAGCTGCAGCAAGCTCGCTGCCTTTTGTTTTGCCAGTTCATAGTCGTGCGGTGCGTTGAACACCTTCACCAGGCGCGCCTTGCCCGGACCTTCCAATACTTCCCCCGACGCCAGAGACAAGAACTGCTGAACCTTTGCGGCATTGGTCGCGTCATCCGGCAGCCAGCCGCTGTTGCCGTAACGTTTGGCCAGATAAACCAGAATCGCTGTCGAGTCGTACAAGGTCACATCACCGTCTTCGATGACCGGCACCTGGCCGCGCGGATTCTTGGCGAGGAAGCCGGGTTCCTTTTGTGCCTTGTTCGGCAGATCGACGTAGATGAATTCATACGGAAGATCGAGCAAGGATAAAAATAACTCGACGCGGTGGCTGTGGCCGGACAAGGGGAAACCGTGGAGGCGGATAGGCTGGGCAGGTTGCATGTGAATCTCCTGATGAAGGTGTGTGAACTGGCGCGAGTGCAAATGACGCTACGAAAAATAAACTTTCTCGGTCAGATTGGCGTAACATTCAATGTTGTACCGAACGTTCGGTACAATAAACAATCCGAAGTAGCCTGTCAAATAAATTTATAATCTTGAAAACAACAGCAGGACCGTCACCTGGGATAAGACCGGAAACACCGGCAAACCGGCGTGCATTCCACGCTATGAAGCTACTCACCGAAGAAACTACCTATGCCAGCTCCAAGCCTGTCCCGCGAAGAAGTCGCTCAACGCATCCTTGCCGAGTTCCGCCGCTCGGGATATCAGGGCGCGACCTTGGCGAGCCTGTCTGAAGCCACCGGCCTGGGCAAGTCCAGTCTTTATCATTACTTCCCCAATGGCAAAACTGACATGGGGACGGCGGCGCTCGAGGCTGTCGGGGTATGGTTCGGCGAGCACGTCATGCCGACGCTGGAGGAAGACGCGCCGGCCGAAAAACGGCTGAAGAAATTCAGTGCGGCGCTCAGCGAGTTCTACGCCAAAGGCACCCGGCCTTGTCTGACCGATTTGTTCACCATCGGCGAAGCGGGCGAGTTCTTTCAGCAATATCTCAAGCAGCGTCTGAGTGGCCTGATCAAGGCACTCGCCGCCGTTGTGGCGGAGACCGGCGTCTCCCCCGAAGAAGCATCGCGTCGCGCAGAAGACGCCATGATCACCATGCACGGTTCACTGGTTGTATCGCGCGCACTGGGTACGACGGCGCCGTTCGTGCGCACCATGCGCAACTTTCCCGGCGTATTGCTCGGCGAATAACGTCACTGCTCGCCGGGGATCGAAACCGGCCCTCGTTTTCTTCCTTCTCAGCATTTCTTGCGCCTGCCTTTGCCAGGCAAGGTATTCCTCATCGTCTTAGATTTTTCCTATCGCTGTCATTAAAACAAAGCGCTTGCTTGACATTTCTCTAGTAACTACTATTATGAAAGTAACTGTCCGAATGGTCGGACGCTACCTTTTCGGAGAATCCCATGAGCAACGCAGCAAACAGCAGCAAGAAGCCCGGCACCGCACTCATCACCGGCGCATCCACCGGTATCGGTGCAACTTATGCAGACCGTCTGGCCCGCCGCGGCTACGACCTGGTATTGGTCGCACGCGACGCACAGCGTCTGGAACAAGTGGCGGAACGTCTGCGCAAAGAAACCTCGGTCAAGGTAGAGATCCTGCCTGCCGATCTGGTCAACAAAGCTGATCTGCTGAAAGTCGAGCAACGCCTGCGTACCGACGCGTCCATTACCATGCTGGTCAACAACGCCGGCATGAGCATCGCCGGCGAACTGGCTGATGGCGACATCGACAAATACGACGCAATGATCCAACTCAATATCACCGCCGTGCTGCGTCTGGCTGCGGCTGTTGCACCGGGTTTCATCCAACGCAAAGGCGGCACGCTGATCAACCTCGCATCGGTGCTGGCGTTGGCGCCGGAGATGTTCAACGGTGCCTACAGCGGCACCAAGGCATTCGTGCTGAACCTGACCCAGTCGCTGCAAAATGAACTTGGGAAACATGGCGTGCGCGTTCAAGCCGTCCTGCCGGGCGCTACCCGCACTGAAATCTGGGAACGTTCCGGTTCCGATATCAACGCTTTTCCCGACGCCATGGTGATGAGCGTGGACGATCTGGTCAACGCCGCACTGACTGGTCTGGATCTGGGGGAACAAGTCACCATTCCACCGCTGCCGGACGCCGGTCAATGGGAAGCGCTGACTGCGGCGCGTCAAGCGATGGGCCCGAATCTGTCGCTCAAGAATCCGGCCGACCGCTACACCAGGTAATTGCACGTTAGTTCAACAGAAGCCATCACGCCGCATGCGACGTCAATGTCTCGACGATCAGGATTGCCCCGTAGCCTGCACCATGCAAGTGGTGGGGGAGTGGTGGAGCATCCTGATCGTGCGCGATTGCCTGCGTGGTTTGACCCGTTTCGACCAGTTTCAGAAAAATCTGGCAATATCGCCCAACATGCTGGCGCGTCGACTGCAGACGCTGGTCGACGCCGGCCTGCTTGAACGCCGCCAATATCGCCAACATCCGCCGCGCTACGAATACCTGCTGACCGACCGCGGCCGTGATTTCCGAATTGTGATCGCGGCAATGTACGACTGGGGGTTGCGCAATTTCGGCGATCCGGCCCAGCGGATCAGGCAAGGCAGTGCGGACGATTATTTGCAGGCGCGAATGCAGCGACAGATTCAGGAAAACAACGAGGAGACATGAAGATGCAAACTTTGGTCGTGGGCGCCGGTGCAGTCGGCGGATATTTTGGTGGCCGCATGCTGGCTGCCGGACGCAACGTGACATTTCTGGTGCGCGAAAAACGTGCAAAGCTATTGGCTCGACACGGTTTGCAGATCAAGAGTCCGGTGGGCGATCTCACACTGACTAATCCACCGACCGTCCTCAAAGAAAACCTGACGAAGCATTACGACCTGATCATCCTCAGCTGCAAAGCCTACGATCTGGCAGACGCCATTGAATCCTTCGCCGCTGCAGTGGGGCAGCAGACAGTGATTTTGCCACTGCTCAACGGCATGCAACACGTGGATATTCTGTCGCAGCGTTTTGGCGCGGAAAAAATCCTGGGCGGCCAATGTGTCATCGCCAGCACCATCGATGCCGATGGCGCGATCAAACATCTGAATACCTTCCACGGCATGACCTTCGGCGAACGTGACGGCACATCCTCGCCGCGCCTCGCGCAGATCGAAAAAGAAATCGCAGGCGCCGGCTTTGATGTCAACGTCAGCACGACTATTCTGCAATCGATGTGGGAGAAATGGATCATGCTGGCATCGCTGGCAGGCAGCACCAGCCTGATGCGCTCCACTGTCGGGGACATTCTGCAAGCGCCCGGCGGCGAACAATTCATCACTGCCTTGCTGGAAGAAAACGCCGCTATCGCCGCCGCGAATGGGCATGCACCGGGTGGCCCTTTCTACGAGCGTACGCGCAAGATGCTGACTGAAGCAGGCTCGACGCTGACCGCTTCCATGTTCCGCGACATCAGCAACAACGCGCGCATCGAAGCCGATCACATCATCGGCGATCTACTGCGCCGCGGACGCGAAGTCAAGACCAAAACCGACCTCTTGCAAGTCGTCTATACCCATCTTAAAACTTACGAAGCGCGTAATCAGCGCGAAGCTTGATGACGCGTTGAGTTTCTCCGTCGTCCCAGCGAACGCGGGACTCCAGTGCCGTACGGCTCGCTGATGCGACACTGGATCCGGCTTTCGTCAGGAAGACCGCGATATAGATTTACTGTCTTACCAACCGCCGCCCAGCGAGCGGAATGTCGTCACCGCAGCACGCGCATCATCGGCACGCACCTGCGCCAACTGATCGCGCGCATGCAGCAGCAGGCGATCTTCTTCCAGTACCTCCGTCAAGCTAAGAGCGCCCCCCTGATAGGCATCTTGTGCCGCAGTACGCGCGCGTTGGCGGGCGGCGACTTCGTCGGTCAGCTCCGTACTTTGTTTCTCCAGCTGTACCAGCGTGACGATAGAGTTTTCCACGTCTTCAGTGGCGCGCAGGATAGCCTGGCGATACCGAGCCAGCGCTTCCTGATTGGCTCCTTTGGTGCGCGCGACTTCGGCATCGATGCGGCCAAAATCGAACAAGCGCCAACGCAGCCCTAACGCGGCTTGCGGCTGGAAGCTGTTGGAAGTGAACAAGCCACCCGCGCCGAGGCTTTCAAATCCCAGCAAGGCCGACAACGACAGCTTGGGGTAATACTCCGACATCGCCACGCCGATGCGAGCATTGGAAGCCGCTAGACGGCGTTCTGCCGCCAGCACATCCGGACGACGGCGCAGCAGCGCGGCGCTGCCGTCGGCAACGGTGATGGCAGGGACTGTCGCAACGGTCGCCATCGTCGGTGCGTCGTCGCGCAATTCCTTGGCATAGGTTCCCGGCACCGCACCCATCAGAACATCGAGGCGATTGAGTTGGCGTTCCAGTTCAATACGCAGCGGCGGGATTCCCGATCGTGCCTGCGCCAGCTGCGCTTCGGCCAGGGCGCTTTCACGCTGGTTCGACATGCCGTCGCGCAGACGCAGACGAACCAGGTCGAGCAGCTTGCTGGTGGTCTGTACTTGATCTTCCGCAATACGCAGACGGGATTGCGCGCTGCGAATGCGGAAGTAAGCATCAGCTGCCTCAGCAACAATAGAAATGCGCACGCCCAGATGATCGGCCTCGGCGGCGTCGCGTTCCGCGTCGGCGGCTTCTGCGCCGCGCTTCAATGAACCTGCCAGATCCAGTTCCCAGCTCGCGCCGACGCCGACGTCATACAGCGTCTGCGTACGTTCATAACCGGGAAAGCTGCTGGCTATTTTGCCGAGCGGACTATTCAGCGATTGTCTGGCGCGCGCCGCCTCACTTTCGACACCGACTTGCGGGCGGCGCTGTGCACCAGCTTCTTGTGCTGCGGCGCGGGCTTGCTCAACACGTGCAACGGAAGCGGCAAGATCAAGGTTCTGCTCAATCGCGCGCTGCACGACACGGCTCAGCACCGGGTCGTTGAAACCCTTCCACCATTCATCCAGTTGCGGCATAGGCGCAGCAACTGAACCAGTTGCATTCCGTTGCGCCAGCAGGCCGGCATTGTGGAACGCACCACCGGTTACTGCCGGCGTCAGGTAATCGGGGCCGCTGGCGCAGCCCGTCAGAAATAAGCCGACCGCCAGCGCTACCGCGCTCAGGCTTGCCGATCCCCTCAGTGTGTTGCCGTCCGTTGCTGCCATTGCTGACTCCCTTTGAAAAATCCGATTTTTGATTGGCTTCGAAAAGTTACTTGCAAAATGATAGTGTCTAGTTTAATCTAACTATCAAAATGAAAGCAACTGGCAATCTGAAATATTTTCTACGGCCGCAACAGCTTGTCGGCCAAGGATTTCAGGGCATCAGAACGGGCATGACAACGGCATTTTTTATAACCGGCCCCGCGCGGGCTTATCGATAGAAAGACTGGGGTACAACATGAGCAATCCAACAAGTGTTGCGTCGGGGAGCGACATCGGGCAGCACGCCGGCACACAACAAAAAGGCAAAGGCGGGGTGGTGAAGATCCTTGTGGCGGTCGTCGTGATTGCGGCCATCATCGGTTATCTGATCTACTGGTTTGCTGAAGGGCGTTATTGGGAACACACCGACGACGCCTATGTCGGCGGCGACATCACGGTGATTGCCCCCAAGGTGCCGGGCAACATCGCGCAAGTGCTGGTGACCGACAACCAGCGGGTCAAAGCCGGTGACTTGCTGATCAAACTGGATGACCGCGACTACGTTGCCGTATTGAACAAACTGAAAGCCGCCGTGCAGGCGCAGGAAGCCACACTAGCCAATATCGACGCCGAGCGTCGCTTGCAGGAAGCCGTGATCGAGCAAAACAAGGCAGGCGTCGTCGCCACGAATGCCGAGACATCGCGTGCTCATGACGATCAGACCCGCTATCAGAGCCTGTCGTCGAAGGCCGCAGTGTCGGTGCAGAGTTTCCAGAAAGCCGATGCCGACTATAAGCAGGCCGTCGCCAATGGACAGAAGGCGCAAGCCGGTCTGAATGCGGCGCAACGTCAGATCGATGTACTGGCAACGCAAAAGCAAAGAGCGCAGGCGGCACTGCAGCAAGCCATCGCGGAACGCAATCTTGCCGAGCTGAATGTGGCCTACACCGAACTGCGCGCGCCGGTTGACGGTGTGGTCGGCAACCGCCGTGCACGTCTTGGCGCGTATGCGGCGACCGGTGCGCAATTGTTGTCGGTGGTGCCGGCGCAAGGTCTGTGGGTCGATGCCAATTTCAAGGAAAGTCAGATTGCCCATTTCCAGACCGGGATGGCAGTGAAGATCAAGGCGGACGTCTTGCCCGGTGAAACTTTCGAAGGCCATGTCGCCAGCATTGCACCGGCAACCGGTGCGCAATTCAGTATCCTGCCGGCGGAAAATGCCACAGGTAACTTCACCAAGATCGTTCAGCGCGTGCCGGTACGTATTTTGCTCGATGGTGAAGCTGCTCGGCTCGGTAAGCTGCGTCCCGGTCTGTCGGTAACGGCGGAAGTCGATGAGCGCATGCCTGCCTCTGAAGGCAGCAAAGCCAAGCGGAGCTGAGCATGAGTGCCGTCGCCAGCACTACCATGGCACCACCTCAGGCATCGCCCGCAGAGCTGACGCAAAAGGCAAAGATCCTTGCCTTCGCCACCATGTGTGTCGGCATGTTCATCGCCCTGATCGATATCCAGATCGTCTCCGCCTCGCTGGCAGACATCGGCGGCGGCTTGTCGGCCGGTGCGGATGAAACCGCCTGGGTGCAGACCAGCTACCTGATCGCCGAAATCATCGTCATTCCCCTGTCAGGCTGGTTGGCGCGGGTGATGTCGACACGCTGGCTGTTCAGCGCGTCAGCGGTGGGCTTTACCGTCGCCAGCATGTTGTGCGGCATGGCCTGGGACATCAACAGCATGATCTTTTTCCGGGCGCTGCAAGGTTTCCTCGGTGGTTCGATGATCCCGATGGTGTTCACCTCGGCGTTCTTTTATTTCTCCGGCCATCAGCGTGTGATCGCAGCGGCAACCGTCGGTGCGCTGTCATCGCTGGCGCCCACGCTCGGCCCCACGGTCGGTGGTTGGATCACCAGCAATTACTCGTGGCACTGGCTGTTCTTCATCAATCTCGTGCCGGGTATTTTCGTCGCGGTGGTCGTGCCGATGCTGGTGCGTATCGACAAGCCCAATCTGTCGCTGCTCAAAGGCGCCGACTATCTCGGCATGATCTTGCTGGCAGCCAGTCTGGGCTGTCTGGAATATTCGCTGGAAGAAGGTCCGCGATTGGGCTGGATGGGCGACGACATCATCCGGACGACAGTCTGGATCTCCATCATCGCCGGCGTCGCGTTCGTCTGGCGCAGCCTGACCTATGCCAACCCGGTTGTCGATCTGCGCGCGCTCAAGGATCGCAACTTTGCGCTCGGCTGTTTCTTCTCGTTCGTGACGGGGATCGGCATCTTCGCCACGGTATATCTGACGCCGGTATTCCTGGCGCATGTGCGGGGCTTCAGCGCATTGGATATTGGTCTGGCGATTTTCGCCACCGGCTTGTTCCAGATTTGTGCGATTCCGTTTTACACCTATCTCGGACGTCGTGTCGATCTGCGCTGGCTGATGATGTTCGGTATGGCATGTTTCGCATTGAGTATGTGGAACTTCACACCGATCACGCATGACTGGGGTTGGCGCGAGCTGATGTTGCCGCAGGCCTTGCGTGGTTTTGCGCAGCAGTTTGCGGTGGCGCCGGTGGTGACGCTGACGCTCGGTGCGCTCAAGCCGGAACGCTTGAAACAGGCTTCGGGTCTGTTCAACCTCATGCGCAATCTTGGCGGTGCGATCGGTATTGCGGTGTGCGGCACCATCCTCAACGATCGCACCAATCTGCACTTTTTGCGTTTGGCTGAACATCTCAACAGCGCCAACGAATCCATGAACAACCTCGTGCAAAACACCGGCGCCAATATGCTGGCATGGGGACTCGATGGCGGCAGCGCACCGACCGGTGCCTTGCAGCAGTTGTGGCGGCTGACCATGCGCGAAGCACAGACACAGACCTTCGCCGATGCCTTCCTTGCGGTGATGGTGTGCTTCCTGGTGGCGATTGTGCTGATCCCGTTCATGCACAAAGTGGCGCCGCCCAAAGCGCCATCAGCCGACGCGCATTGATGTTCTAGATTGGTTCCGCCGGCGCCATGCGCTGGCGAGCCAACTGGGCGGAGCTCTGCCGTACCGCCCAGCGGACCGGCTTCGCCGCGACCGTGACTGCCCGTTGCAGCATTGCCTGCTGTAAGGGGCGCAGCGGTCTTACCCCGAGCTGCAGCTTGGCCCAGTCCGGCAGCATATCAACGCCGGCGCGCATCATCAGCCGTGTCCACGGTACCGCCAGCGCATTCGGCGCGGGTGCGTTCATCACCAGTTCCAGGGTCTTCAGCGTGCGTGCGTCGCAATGCAATTGCGGCCGTATCTTTTCTATGTAGCTGTCCATGTCCGTCAGCGTGCGCGGCACATTTCTTGCTCCGAGTTGTTCGGCGATCAGGGCGATTTCATCGAGGTACTGGTTCTGTTGTGCCACGCCCAGTTGCGGATTGCGATAACGCAAATACGCGCGCAGGAAATTTGATACTTCCGCCACATGTACCCAGGTCAGCAAATCCGGATCGTCGGCTGAATAGGCGCGACCATCCGGCGCGAAGCCGCGTACACCGCTGTGAATACGACGCACGAGGGCGATCAGCTTCTCAGCATCCTGACGATTGCCATAGGTCGTTCCTGCGATAAACTGCGCGGTGCGTCGCAGGCGACCAAGCATATCTTGCTGAAATGTGGAATGATCCCACACGCCGGCCAGCGCTAACGGGTGCAACATCTGCATCAGGAGCGCGCTGACGCCGCCGATCAGCATCGCAGTAAAGTCGCTGTGCACCAGCCAGGCGACAGAATCCGGGCCGAACAGGCCGGGGTCGCCCAGGGGATAGCGAAAATCAGGGCTGCCGGGAGGGCGGCTGATGCTGATCACGCTGGCTTCGATACGGGTGCGTAGTAATTCCATGGCTTGGTCGGAGGCGGCGGGGCGGAGAAATGAAATGGTAAGGCTTTTGTCGATTGCGCGCAGAAAGACGACAAAAGAGGGAAGAAAAGAACAAAAACGAACAAAAACGAACGAAAAAAGAGCAAGAGAAGAAGAAAAAGGCGCAAGAGCAGGTGCTTTGCAGCAAATTATTCTGAGTATAATAAAAGTCTCATTTCAGGGAACCAAAGTTCATGTCAATGGTCGAGTTGGCGCTGCGTCGCCCGTACACCTTTATTGTGATGGCGATGCTGATCGTGCTGTCCACGCCGCTTGTCCTCATGAAAATGGCAACGGACATTTTCCCGGAAATCAATATTCCGGTCATCAGTATCATCTGGAACTACAACGGTCTGTCCGCGCAGGAAATGGGGCAGCGTATCGCTTCTCAGAACGAGCGCGGCCTGACCACCGTGGTCAGCGATATCGAGCACATCGAATCGCAATCGCTGGCCGGCGTGTCCGTGATCAAGGTGTTCTTTCAGCCTACCGCCAATATCCAGAACGCCATCGCCCAGACGGTCGCGTCGGTGCAATCGCAGTTGCGCCAGCTACCGCCAGGCATCACCCCGCCGCTGGTGATCAAGTATTCCGCATCCAGTATCCCCGTCATGCAGCTGGCGCTGTCTAGCCCGACGCTGCCTGAGCAATCGTTGTTCGACGCTGCCGTCAACACACTGCGTCCGCAGCTCATCACGATTCCCGGCGTCGCCGTGCCTTTCCCTTACGGCGGTAAAACCCGTTTGATCTCCGTCGATCTGGACACCCAGGCGCTGCAGGCGCGCGGCCTGTCGCCGGTGGACGTCGTCAACGCCGTTAATACCCAAAATCTGATTCTGCCGTCCGGTACCGCCAAGTTCGGTGGCACCGAATACACCATCAAGATGAACGGTTCGCCGGAAGCGGTGAGCGGGCTGAATGACTTGCCGGTACGTACCGCCAATGGTGCAACGACCTATCTGCGCGACGTCGCTTACGTACGCGACGGCTTCTCGCCGCAAACCAACGTGGTGCGCCAGGACGGCGTGCGCGGCGTCCTGTTGTCCGTGCTGAAAAACGGTGGCGCCTCCACGCTGGACATCGTCAACAACCTGCGCGCGCTGCTGCCGCAAGCGCAGCAGACCATGCCGGCTGACGTCAAGATCACGCCGCTGTTCGACCAGTCGCTGTTCGTGAAGGCCGCGGTCAAGGGCGTGGTCGCCGAAGCGTTGATCGCTGCGGGCCTGACTGCAGCGATGGTGTTGCTGTTTCTCGGCAACTGGCGCAGCACGGTGATCATCGCGGTCACGATTCCATTGTCGATTCTGGCTTCGATACTGGTGCTCTACATGCTCGGCGAAACGCTCAATCTGATGACACTGGGGGGCCTTGCGCTCTCGGTCGGTATTCTGGTCGACCAGGCGATTGTGACGATTGAGAATATCGAGCGGCACATGCACATGGGCAAACCGCTGCATGATTCCATCATCGTCGGCGCGGGTGAAATCGGTGTGCCGGCCTTCGTCTCGACCGTCTGTATTTGTATCGTGTTTGTGCCGATGTTCTTCTTGTCGGGTGTGGCGCGCTTCCTGTTCGTGCCGCTGGCCGAAGCGGTGGTGTTCGCGATGGCGGCGTCTTATATCTTGTCGCGTACGCTGGTGCCGACACTGGTGATGCTGTTGATGAACAACGCCCATGGCGCCGACGACGGCGGCAAGCCAAGTTTGCTCCAGCGTTTGTATCGCGGCTTCGATGCACGCTTTGAGCGCGTGCGTCGTGC
This genomic interval carries:
- a CDS encoding oxygenase MpaB family protein — encoded protein: MELLRTRIEASVISISRPPGSPDFRYPLGDPGLFGPDSVAWLVHSDFTAMLIGGVSALLMQMLHPLALAGVWDHSTFQQDMLGRLRRTAQFIAGTTYGNRQDAEKLIALVRRIHSGVRGFAPDGRAYSADDPDLLTWVHVAEVSNFLRAYLRYRNPQLGVAQQNQYLDEIALIAEQLGARNVPRTLTDMDSYIEKIRPQLHCDARTLKTLELVMNAPAPNALAVPWTRLMMRAGVDMLPDWAKLQLGVRPLRPLQQAMLQRAVTVAAKPVRWAVRQSSAQLARQRMAPAEPI
- a CDS encoding HlyD family secretion protein is translated as MSNPTSVASGSDIGQHAGTQQKGKGGVVKILVAVVVIAAIIGYLIYWFAEGRYWEHTDDAYVGGDITVIAPKVPGNIAQVLVTDNQRVKAGDLLIKLDDRDYVAVLNKLKAAVQAQEATLANIDAERRLQEAVIEQNKAGVVATNAETSRAHDDQTRYQSLSSKAAVSVQSFQKADADYKQAVANGQKAQAGLNAAQRQIDVLATQKQRAQAALQQAIAERNLAELNVAYTELRAPVDGVVGNRRARLGAYAATGAQLLSVVPAQGLWVDANFKESQIAHFQTGMAVKIKADVLPGETFEGHVASIAPATGAQFSILPAENATGNFTKIVQRVPVRILLDGEAARLGKLRPGLSVTAEVDERMPASEGSKAKRS
- a CDS encoding DHA2 family efflux MFS transporter permease subunit, whose amino-acid sequence is MSAVASTTMAPPQASPAELTQKAKILAFATMCVGMFIALIDIQIVSASLADIGGGLSAGADETAWVQTSYLIAEIIVIPLSGWLARVMSTRWLFSASAVGFTVASMLCGMAWDINSMIFFRALQGFLGGSMIPMVFTSAFFYFSGHQRVIAAATVGALSSLAPTLGPTVGGWITSNYSWHWLFFINLVPGIFVAVVVPMLVRIDKPNLSLLKGADYLGMILLAASLGCLEYSLEEGPRLGWMGDDIIRTTVWISIIAGVAFVWRSLTYANPVVDLRALKDRNFALGCFFSFVTGIGIFATVYLTPVFLAHVRGFSALDIGLAIFATGLFQICAIPFYTYLGRRVDLRWLMMFGMACFALSMWNFTPITHDWGWRELMLPQALRGFAQQFAVAPVVTLTLGALKPERLKQASGLFNLMRNLGGAIGIAVCGTILNDRTNLHFLRLAEHLNSANESMNNLVQNTGANMLAWGLDGGSAPTGALQQLWRLTMREAQTQTFADAFLAVMVCFLVAIVLIPFMHKVAPPKAPSADAH